The following are encoded in a window of Phaseolus vulgaris cultivar G19833 chromosome 3, P. vulgaris v2.0, whole genome shotgun sequence genomic DNA:
- the LOC137806936 gene encoding serine/arginine-rich SC35-like splicing factor SCL28: MGRYRSRSRSYSPRRRSRTPPPPPPLPRGRKRYVDDRYGDSRSYRDRRSPLPSGLLVRNLPLDARPEDLRIPFERYGPVKDVYLPKNYYTGEPRGFGFVKYRYGEDAAEAKQHLNHTIIGGREIRIVFAEENRKTPQEMRVSSRGSSRHGGGRRRNRSRSPQRRYRSYSRSPSPARDDSRDDRGRDDYYSPERSRSYSRSLSPSGGKDYKKSPRPRENGRSPDDKKGQTPSRSQSPRGNDRSPSRSRSRSYSPR; this comes from the exons ATGGGCAGGTATCGAAGCCGTAGTAGAAGCTATAGCCCTCGGCGTCGAAGCAGGACCCCACCGCCACCGCCACCGCTGCCGCGCGGTCGCAAGCGCTATGTCGACGACCGCTATGGTGACAGCAGGTCATACCGAGACCGCCGCTCACCTCTTCCTTCCGGTTTGCTCGTTCGCAATCTCCCCCTCGATGCCAg GCCTGAGGATCTTAGGATCCCTTTTGAGCGCTATGGTCCTGTGAAGGATGTTTATCTACCCAAAAATTACTACACTGG TGAACCGCGAGGCTTTGGATTTGTGAAATATCGATATGGTGAAGATGCAGCTGAGGCAAAACAACATCTTAATCATACTATCATTGGTGGACGCGAAATAAGAATTGTTTTTGCTGAGGAAAacaggaaaactcctcaagaaATGCGTGTTAGTTCTCGAGGAAG TTCTCGACATGGGGGTGGTAGAAGGAGAAATCGATCTAGATCCCCACAGCGCCGATATCGCT CCTATTCTCGGTCTCCATCACCTGCTAGGGATGATTCAAG GGATGACAGGGGTAGGGATGATTATTATTCTCCTGAGCGATCAAGATCTTATTCTAGGTCTCTCTCCCCTAGTGGTGGGAAGGACTACAAGAAGTCCCCTCGTCCCAGGGAGAATGGTCGAAGTCCTGATGACAAGAAGGGTCAGACGCCTAGCAGATCCCAGAGCCCTAGGGGTAATGATCGCAGTCCATCAAGGTCTCGTTCACGGTCATACAG TCCACGCTGA
- the LOC137839436 gene encoding uncharacterized protein, translating to MTYKELLASPGMADKLRFPPKSDKNLGSHKEIWCDFHKAFGHDVERCIALDYQLARLVKDGFLKEYLEGSQEGSKEELPSGDQMHEVPVHGEINTISGGFSRGGCTASKRKKYAREVMTVEAREPDQSAEPYLYFTKADLRDVVPHKDDPVVISVVTVGRKVHRVLID from the coding sequence ATGACTTACAAGGAGCTGCTGGCTTCGCCAGGTATGGCAGACAAGTTGAGGTTCCCCCCGAAATCTGATAAGAATTTGGGGTCACACAAGGAGATCTGGTGTGATTTCCACAAGGCCTTCGGGCATGACGTGGAGCGTTGTATAGCCCTCGACTACCAGTTAGCAAGACTGGTAAAGGATGGGTTCTTGAAGGAATATTTAGAAGGGAGCCAGGAAGGATCGAAGGAGGAGCTACCATCAGGGGACCAAATGCACGAGGTGCCTGTCCATGGCGAGATTAATACCATCTCAGGAGGATTTTCAAGAGGAGGGTGCACCGCCTCTAAACGTAAGAAGTACGCAAGGGAGGTGATGACGGTAGAGGCGCGAGAGCCTGATCAGTCGGCCGAGCCCTACCTCTACTTTACCAAAGCTGATTTGAGAGACGTAGTCCCACACAAGGACGACCCAGTGGTGATCTCGGTCGTGACTGTGGGAAGAAAAGTACACAGGGTCCTCATCGATTAG